One region of Ornithinibacter aureus genomic DNA includes:
- a CDS encoding GNAT family N-acetyltransferase translates to MDTATWQTHPLTPDRFDDFADIVNPNRREVACWCLSHRLRAADIRELGGDGENQRERAMRALCERSVPPGVVTYRDTVPVGWCNIGPRADIPRLVNSALIRPVDDVPVWSIVCVVVRGGHRRQGVVGHLLEGAVAHAAAHGAPAVEAYPVDPVGRMDTTMAFVGTRSMFERAGFEVIGTTDAVASRMPRIVMRRTLG, encoded by the coding sequence ATGGACACCGCGACCTGGCAGACCCACCCGCTGACGCCCGACCGGTTCGACGACTTCGCCGACATCGTCAATCCCAACCGTCGCGAGGTGGCGTGCTGGTGCCTGTCGCACCGGCTTCGCGCGGCGGACATCCGCGAGCTCGGCGGCGACGGAGAAAACCAGCGGGAACGGGCGATGCGGGCGCTGTGCGAGCGTTCCGTGCCGCCCGGTGTCGTCACCTACCGGGACACAGTTCCGGTCGGGTGGTGCAACATCGGGCCGCGCGCAGACATCCCTCGCTTGGTGAACAGCGCGCTGATCCGGCCGGTCGACGACGTGCCCGTCTGGAGCATCGTGTGCGTCGTCGTCCGCGGCGGACACCGTCGACAGGGGGTCGTCGGGCACCTCCTCGAGGGGGCCGTGGCGCACGCCGCCGCCCACGGCGCACCCGCCGTCGAGGCCTACCCTGTGGATCCCGTAGGTCGTATGGACACGACGATGGCCTTCGTCGGCACGCGGTCGATGTTCGAGCGGGCCGGCTTCGAGGTGATCGGCACGACGGATGCCGTGGCGAGCAGGATGCCGCGCATCGTCATGCGCCGCACGCTGGGCTGA